The DNA sequence gaaactttattactAAGGAGTCTGCCAAGTCGTGCTGCTCCAATTCCATTCAGGTGTAAACCATCCGGCTGAAACAGAGAAGGTTTATTGTAAAAGTTGTCCCAAAGATTAACaaagtctacaccttcctctgcgcagagagaacaaagacggctgttagtgctgaaggcTCTGTTGTAGAAGGCAGCCGGTGCCCTGGTCCGAGGGAGGATACCTGAAACAATAATGTTATTGGATTTAGCGCTGTATCATcctcttgaacttttccatgagctcttcagacctagtgttttcgacatcatttgtacctgcgtgaataataaagagggtattattattagatccgcaggctgcctcgtcgcatgctgccgtgatgtcgtctaagcgtccaccaggcatgcatagacgcttacgtgtcctacgagccctgccacagaactcagagagctgacctctgactattgagtctccgaccagtctcgtctcttgtgcatcttccttttcttcagctaggatctggtacccgttgtgtgttgagatgggCAAAGATTTCttaacattagtggtggtggcacgatTACTGACTAAAGTGAATGGTGACTCTGCAAGCACAGCATGTGGGCGGGCAGGAGCCCctggagtggaggaggcaggtctgTCAGGGATGGCAGGAACAACATCTGTGGAGGTGCAACCTGTATTAGAGACAACGAACTCTTTTAGTGCTTCAAGCTGTTGCACGACGTCCTCATACTGCTTGCActtctcctcgtatttctcGTTGAGTCTCTCTATCTTACTCTGGAGGTGACACAACCTGCAGGCAGAAGAATTCCGGAAATACTGAGGGGCAAACCTGCCACGACAGGCTTCGCATTgactgagaagagaaggcatgacTCATTAATCAGAGCGCTTTTGAAGTTTCAGAAAAGATGTGACCATAAATTGAGcaaatgaaaagtttatgcatggaaatcagaTACTGCTGTGTTAGATGCCTCCAACACTGGGTCTTGAAAATGCCACAAAGACCAATCGCTTGCCTAGAGTCTTGGTCACGAGTGAGACTTTTACAAACCGGCGCTTGCAgctatgaggaggaggtggaggaggaggaggaatggaagtaaattaaaagatagaagatgagaaagatgagacaagataaatataggaggaagaggaagaatgacctCTCACTTATCCTAACCCAGTCTGGACCACTCACTTCTTGAAGAGCACTGAGAAGGATGAGCCGAAGCTGACAATGTTGAAGAGGCAACCCAGAGGCAGACTCTTCAGGAACAGAAGAAGTGTTGCCCGGGCACTCTCTATCTTTTCCCCATGCATGCTTCCTGTTGGTGaggtcagtttaggttaggttagcactgCACAACTACAGTACAAACTCACTGAGTCGAACTAATTTTGGGGTTAATTTACGTTAGCTTAGTACAACCTTGCTGAGTTggacccttgaaaatcccagtaacttcccTCACATCCTGCTTAGGAGTCACAGTAAGGAGTTATTGTTGAACTATTACTGGAAACATGGAAACATCCttcaaaaccccagtaacttcctcACAGCCTGTTTAAAAAGCTATGAAAGGCATCATATCTGCTTAGTCCTGCACTGACAAGCCTTCCAGCATCCCATCATATCAGTTCTTGGGTCATACTGACCTTGTCCAGCTGCCccacctgcctccacctcacctgAGCGGTCGATGACAAAGATAATCTCATTCCTGCTGGAGTAGGTGTTGGTGGGCACCTCTGGGAAGAGGTTCAGCATGAGCAGGTCATCCTTCATGATCCCAGTGGCAGAGCGTTCACCGGTCTCCCGCAACAGGTGGGGCCGTTAGGCACTCCTGTAGTACACCAGCATGCTCCAGCCGTGGTCGCAGCTGAACCCTCCGTCCTGGCTCACCTGCGGCATGGACAGGAGATTAGGTTGGGgcatgggttaggttaggttatgctgcaATAGGTCAGGGCAtcagttgggttaggttgcAATGCTGGATCAGCTGATGTTATTTTCatggacagaagaaagaaaacaagacctaAAAGGTTTATGGACGTAGAGAAggaattacaacacacacaaacacacacacacacacacacacacacacacacacacacacacacacacacacacacacacacacacacacacacacacacacacacactgaaaaaaattaagaaagtactttgttatcgtggactggaaagactttgaacaTGCAGAAGTTGTTCAGGAAAAAtaggatgaatttataaggatatataatactgctgtagagaaatttgtacctagaggagaaagatgtagaaaaggtaaggaacagttcaatacaaaatgcaaaaaggctagaaattgtaagttaaatggttggaatagatggaaaaaaaggaaaactgagagcagatggaaggaatatattgatgctagaaacaagtatgttgaaataataagaatggagagaaaatacaatcaaagagatataatagaaaagtgaataaatgaacccaagctgttctttagacatattaatgggaggATCAAGAAGAGAGGTGTATCAAAactgaaagatgaaggaaaaatctatgaggatgcacaggacatggcggAGATTATGGGCAAAAGTTACAGatcagtatttactgtggaaggggagtttgatgctggaagggataatttGGTGAGGAATACGCTAAGTACAGTACCAGTCAGTTATATGAAATACTTATGATGATTGAGGaccttgaaataaataaagcatctggtccagatggagtatcaaacttgatattgaaagaatgtagagatcaactggctgataaaattcacagtatgGTGGTGACATCATTGTTGCAGGGAAgggtaccaaaagattggaagagagcaaatattacaccaatattcaaagggggaaataaagaaaacccaccaaattatagaccagtgtcattTACTAGTGGTGTAGTAAAAGAATgcgaaagaacaataaaggaaagattgatggaacacttggaaagagataaagttttggtaaattgtcaatttggatttaggcggggaagatcatgctttatgaacttattgtccttttagtCAAAGGCAGTTGATATTGTGCAAGAGAGACAGACTAgtgatggtgtctacttagacttgaagagggcttttgacaaagtaccacaccaaagattgctatggaagattaaaaaaatataaaaaaatatggaaaaattggaggaagactgctggagtggatgaaggattatctggatgatagagagatgagaactgtaatacaagaccagaattcatcctagctgaaagtaactagtggtgtcccacagggatcaatgttgggaccaataatgtttgtgatatatgtgaatgacataaatgaagagataGATAGCTATATggacttatttgcagatgatgctaagctgatgagaatggtagaaaatgcaaatgactgtatggtactgcaagacaatttaaataagataaatagatggagtaaatcttggcaaatggaattcacttaaagtaaatgtaaagtaatggagtttggtaagagtaaaaaaagaatacaacatCATTAtgggatggatggtgtgaacttaaagaaattaaaagaaatggatttaggagtaacagttactgaaaatttgactccgggCAGATACATTGATagaattactggagagacgatgaatttgttaaaaagagtaagagtggcattctcatatttggataaagaagtgataaaaaagttgttgatttccatgataagaccaagattggaatatgcagcagtggtgtggtctcctcatacaaagaggaatattataaaattggaaagagtacaaagagcagtcactaagatggttccagagttaagtcgacctatgaagagagattaagaatgttggaaattctttcccttgaaaatatgagagagagaagagatttaataaacatctatagaatgataaatggtatggaaaatgtggacaaacaATGTATagtaaatttagacacacagagtacaaggggacacagtaagaagttgaagaaagttaactgtagaagagacatcaacaagcatagttttcctcacagaagtgtgaacaaatggaatgatctcagtgaagacgttgtcaatgacgtaactgtccatgcttttaagactaaactggatagatatagagacaggatactatgagattactcccctcccgtaaaccacaactaggtaaacactaggtaaatacacacacacacacacacacacacacacacacacacacacacacacacacacacacacatgcagacctGGGCAGACATGGCATCATCAGTCAGGGTCACGTTGAGTGGGTCAGTGTGGGAGACGATCCGAGATATCTGGTGGTTACCACATACTTGTGCCTTCACCTCCATGGAGTAAGGCTGTGTCACATACACCCCTCGATCCTCCCACCTCCAGTCCCagtcttggtggtggttgtggtggtagtggtgaaggaaacACTGAGTTTTCATTgctgactgattttttttttttatgcatttttaaaTCCATTGTCAGTGTCCAAAGAATCAAAAtctaatgaatttttttttttttttgtgcattttaaccatttcacttcaatacgaaacaattaccagcaccagaagcaatgcatgaaatctttataagcatctacaagaaagaaggggattaaaagaacagattttgcattttgtatcCAGCTTAACCCCTTCAGTATGATGACTCCAAGGTAGGCATCATGAAGCACCAGTGGAATATACCATGACACCTACATAGGCATCATGATCGGATtctgttttagttgttgttggaCAGTCCCATATCCTGTTGTGACTTCTTGTTGAGCAATCCTGTATCATgtgttgacttgtcttgacagtcTCTGTATTATATCCTTGAGGTTCTAttgctcctcccaccctccctgttCCCACCAGTCACGTAAATGAGCTACCCCATGCCCCACCCTCTATCCAAATTAAGGAAGTCTCATTGGCAGAGCATTACATCATAGTTCCCCTCCTTATggtccttcttttatcttccatatcccCCTATCCTTCTCTACATCTTATACCCCCTCCATCAGGAAGGGGAGACTAAAAGGTGGGGGATACAGTTCCCCTATTCCCTCGTTCATTCCTTGCCCTcataccctcctctctctctctctctctctctctctctctctctctctgtgtgtgtgtgtgtgtgtgtgtgtgtgtgtgtgtgtgtatatatatatatatatatatatatatatatatatatatatatatatatatatatatatatatatatatatatatatatatatatatatatatatatatatatactctccctgtgtgtgtgtgtgttatatcgtTAACTAGAGAGAATTTAGTGTTGGAGTGCTAATTCACCTGAGGTACCAATTGGACTTACTTaacaaggtaaagaagaagTAATCCATCTTCTTCAATCAGAACACAACAAAACAGGGGCCATTCTTTCCGATATCAAAGGCTGGACTGGGCAAGTTCCGAAGCTTCGTGTTTGCGGCATTAAAGTTAGACCTTTGAGAGTCTGGCGGTGCTCTGTTGAACTTCACcatcctatgtgtgtgtgtgtgtgtgtgtgtgtgtgtgtgttaatggtagCTGGGTGGTAAAGTGTTTGACTGTCTTAAGAGAGGCCTTGTGTTCGAGTCATTTAATAccgaaggttgtgtgtgtatgtgtgtgtgtgtgtgtgtgtgtgtcgtgacagAGACATTACacaatttctctatatatttactAACAGCtactaaaattaaataaacgatactcagattactttttttccttatttaatgAATATTGCTAACATTAaaacatgcgtgtgtgtgtttgtgtgtgtgtgtgtgtgtgtgtgtggggggggatgggaaggggggcaggtgtgtggtgttcaGGAGGCTGGAAGCACGTGCACTGTTGCCGCTGCCATAATTATCGCAGTTTGAGTCAACAAAGACACCAAGAGAGCCAATTAGAACccgggggtggaggaggaggagaaggaggatgaggaggaggaggaggaggaggaggatgagaaggaggaggaggatacagtaATTAGAGATAGCTTTTGGCTCCCGCTCAGCTCCACCCgtgatgatgaaaacactcacgAGCTCAT is a window from the Scylla paramamosain isolate STU-SP2022 chromosome 11, ASM3559412v1, whole genome shotgun sequence genome containing:
- the LOC135104677 gene encoding von Willebrand factor A domain-containing protein 5A-like, with protein sequence MKDDLLMLNLFPEVPTNTYSSRNEIIFVIDRSGSMHGEKIESARATLLLFLKSLPLGCLFNIVSFGSSFSVLFKK